ATCCTCAGTATCCTACATCATATCCTCAGACTCCTACATATTATCCTCAGAATCTACACCAGCCTGTCAGCACTTGGCATCCTCAGGAATACTTCAGACCCTACCCCTTTCCCCAGAAACCCTCATTACTTGGTCCccgtccccctttttttccctgggCTCCTGGTCAGCAATCGTGGATTCACATTTCACACTATAATATGAACTCTACAGGGGATGAACCAATTAGGAAAAGGAAGAACATGGAGGGTGACAACAGTGGGAGGAAAATGTGGCCAAAGCGATCCTATCCACCAGCTAAGGACTTCAGTATTCCTTCAGCACAGGATTTATCAGGATTGACAGCCAGTCCCCAACCAGAGATCATAGGTAAGGCTGGTAACATTGCAACTCGGCTGTGTGTGTTGGAACAGGATGTCAAATTGACTGAACCTTGCTAAGATCACTTCTTCCCAGCTAGCAATATTGGAGTGGTTAGCTCCTTCCTAGGAAACTGGCAGTGCCAGAGCCTGCCATAAATGGATAGCTTATCATGTAGGAAAACCTTAGCTATCAGATTCGATTTTTGTCATCCAGCTGTGACCCCTCTatccaccaggagcacccttatTCCCATTTTGGGTCCCCTTTTTGGATAGTGGGATGATATATGGTGGTGACTTTagtgctgcacgattaatcgttaagaatcaagattgcgatatatatatatatatatatatatatatatatatatatatatatatatattttttttttttttttcccctactgaTCTTAAAACATTTTCCCGATTCTatgcagagttctctgctcaagcacagctgtcaaaaaaaaaaaaaaaaaaacactcagtcTGCCAGGTTTCACAACATTCCTCAGCCTGAgctaactataaacattgtatcgttttgttctttagatcaaaggaatgaacttcggtctgtaaatgagggacgtttaaccacttaaagactaaactTTTATATATAATGGTgaatgttgcaatattttatgtcacactgtatttgcacagcagtctttcaaatgcaatttttttggggagaaaatactttaatgaataaaaaaaagctaTTCACCACTTATGCTATGCCTGCAACGCATTTAAATGCActgtgcgtttaaaaaaaaaacgcatagtgcgttttttttaagctttgcTGCATGAAAATAGGTGCGCTgccatgtgaaagcagccttagggatTATCtcgccaaaaatgacatttctgttgtatttatacaaaaaaattgattGAAATAATaaggtaaatttttttatttatttttcgtaactttttaaagccaaaaatgtcatatattgtagcttaccaatcattTAGATGTGGTGGTGTCAGGAGTCGGGCTCGGAGACCAGTAGTTATAGCAGTACAGAGGCTTGCATCAACAAGCAGGTTATCCTAGTGGATGATACTAACTCACCCGAGGAATCGTGTCTAAGCACTAACCGgacttcaccagagctcctgatggtggagatgggttttgctgcaagCTAGAGCCAGGTTTTGGTCCTCGGGATCGGCCCATCAGGATGAGAGAAAGCTGGGGTCCTGTAACAAGTAAGGATCAAGCAGAAACCTAGTCAATGAACAAGCCAAGGGTGGTTACAGGGTTGGGATCAAGTGAAAACGTAGTGAGGAACAAGCCAAGTGTGGGTAATGAGTGGTAGTGAAGATGCAGAGGGTTTCAGCAGTGAAAGGAGCAAGATATGGGCTGGAAAAGAGcaaaataatctggcaaacaggaagagcAGAGGCATGACTTGAATTCAGGaatttcatgggaggagcaaagagttcaaggttcatccGAAACAAGGCAAGATTGTCTAAGGAATCGGACAGgtagctgtccagcatctcagatggcacagtgagaagAGCTTTAGCCAGACACTACAGAGGTTGCAGGTTCAGATTTGGGCCCTGACAGATGGCTGCATTGATTTTTCTCTTTGGGCTTTCTTCCCTCTGTTATTACCTGGTCAGTAaaccacctcctgtattagagtgccctcaACTCTGGATGAAGAAGCACAGGGGGACCTTTGGAAAGCCGCGTTGTCAGTCTTGGTCGGGGGGGTTAGATGTACTAGCGGATTTAGATAAATTGAAGCCAATTTGTTATGGTGGCCTCCCTCCATCCCAGCAgcttctgtttttattttaatattgtgTGAGAATACAACAGAAGAAGCTGGAAAACACAAAGCTGTGCTGCAACACCCAGCACTTCCAGGAGAACAAGCACAGGAATATCTCATTGTTAGAAAATATTAATGACATTTAAGAATACATCATATTCCTATGACATTGACTTTTGTAACATTTTAATTGTCCTCTTTAGCAGAAAGTACAACAACGCGGAATTGGGAGGACTTCAGTCACTTGTACTGTGAGCCACCTGGAGATAGAGGAAAGTTTGATTTTTCCGTGTTGTGTTATAATATTCTCTCCCAAGACCTGTTGGAAGATAACTCATACCTGTACGACCACTGCCGGCGCCCCCACCTGTTCTGGAACTTTCGGCTGCCCAACATCCTCAAGGAGATGGAAGAAATGAACGCTGATGTAAGACTGAGCAGTATTTTATGTAAACTTTCAGGCCAATGGTTTTCTATAAACTCAATTTGTTCTGATTCATTGGGGATTTTCCTATGGAATTTGttgcccccaaccccccccccccccattgtgttttatacagtaacagaaaaaaatagaatttttaaaaCTGAAAATTACCTTAAAAAGAACCTTGGCTAACTCTTATCAGTGTGACAGTGTAGGGGGTCTGACAATTAGCTGGTCAGTAAGGCTTCTCATCATGTTGCTGGACCAATGTAGTGAAATAGGGGGGGGCTTATGGCAAATCTCTACATTTACACCCGCTCAAAGATATAACTTTAACatgtcagaaaaataaataataaaacagaatcgccaagttggaaaaaggatcaccccccctTGTTTGTGTTTTGTTGACCCACCTTTATTTGCAGCATTTAGTCTGTTGGAATATGTGTCTACTAACTTTgcatatctggattttgcaatatttgcccattcttttCAGAAATGCtccaaaggagaagtccagcttgagctcatttggctggacttctcctaagggtaacaggagtgcaattcattttgcactcctgtgacccgtttttagctgaagtccgctctctgctgacgtcactaagatcagtccaggcaccgccgCCATCCTGACTCTGGGAGTCTGGATCCGcctggtgcctggactgatggcgaTCTCAGCCTCTCGGCGAGAgattccccgcccctccacagcccagcgctccagtgagcatggaggagcagagcaggatagctgctgattgacagtcagcagctctcctctcaggGAGGtgggagaaccgagccatcggcgatgttcgatggctcggttctcagtgcagagacgccgagGGACTGATGCAGCatgggactgatgctgcatccacctaggtaagtatgattatgggggaaaaaacccaaacccatacttctctaagttcagttaaatttgatggtgggatactgacacaagggggtgatttattttttgactctgttgtttgttttttgacatgttggtgttatcttTTCATTTGGATGTTATatattgcactgagtaaatacagttgGATAAAACAAACTCTTCATTTCAGGCTCcatatgtgattattttaaagggggtgattattttctataacCAATGTATCTGCAGCCACTTGACCAAGATTTAAGTTCATTACTGGTTAGATTTTCAACATGGCATGTGTTTTCTTCTTTCCTTGCATCTGAATTTCCTAAATGTTCTGCTGTGCAATTCATCCAATCTCTTCTATgggagattggatgaaaacagaccgcctgtccattttaaTCCGATCCAATCcttcagacggatggaaaatagggttccCATCTGTCTGTATTTCACAGATCGTAAATCGGCAGatatcagcggacatgtcaccgctgacatgacatccgctgctccatagaAGTGAACGGAGCATCCAATCGGgtcttcccaaaaaaataaataaaaaacctgacaggtggacctgatcgaagcgctgtgtgaaaggggcccaacgaCCTCCACTCTTCTGGACAGGGCATTTGTGGGGACCGGTACTGATGTtggagaagacctggcttgcaatCTGGTTTCCAATTCATTCCAAAGATTTTcattagggttgaggtcaggacactgtTCAATTTAATtgggttcctccacaccaaactcctcGAGCCAtgtccagtgttgccaacctaccagattgaaatttactggcagaacacccaaaatttactggcacagcccaGTTTTTACTGgcgtttccaaaagttacaaaattacagttttaagtgcaaatgtcagttttaggctacaaacaagtagagTATGCATACAGCAATATGATTTTAAGATGGATATTCAGGcagaaacatatttcttattttattttcgatatagtaagtagctTAGGGACAGGACAGAATGGGCGACGCACACATGAAATTGACGCTCACAGTGACACGGACATCGTTgtccagcagcacagatgatgcttCACCAACATGACACGTCCCCtcttgagtcacagtgacagcctCTTTCCACGCCAAGTGGTCCCTTCAGTCAACTCCAGTCCAGAGGTCACTGACAGTCCGGCTCCTGGCTTGCCTTGCCTCCCCTCCCACAGACCCGCACAGGAGGCTCTACTTGGGCACCATGACATCACTTTGACACACTCAGGCACTGCCTCCACCAGAGCCACCCCACACCAGCAATGCCCGGACAGGTGGTAGCAGGCACTCGGATAGTCTTGGCCGGCTCTGAAaatgcacatgcgcagttccgaGCCGAGCGTCGCAGCCATATTTTTTTGCTGACAACCTTTTTGTGTCACTGACAGAGGAAAAGGGACTATTTTTTACTTGCTGCCGGTACAATTACTGACGGATGGCAACACTGACCGACATGGCGCTGGCTTTATAAAtggggcacagtcatgctggagCAGAAAATGGACttctcccccaaccccccccaaaCTGTTGCCAGAGAGTTGGAAGAGCACAATTGTCTACAGTATCTTTGTATGCTTTGGGTCTAACTGTATCCTTCACTGGAGACGTCGGAAATTAAGTAATTTGGAGaggtgtccacatacttttggccacATAGTGTACATGTGGTGATCAGATATCTACAGACATTTGGCCATATAGCATATTAATAGCACGACTCTTGCAGGAGGtgaatgtgaaatatattggaaCTTTTTCTGCCAACTTTACTAGTTCACCactattttttaaatattctgcATAATTAATCCTTTTACTTTTTACAGATTTTATGTTTACAAGAAGTTCAGAAAGATCACTACCAGGAACAAATCAAACCCAGTTTGGAAGCACTCGGTATGGAGCCTTTAGATCCTTTATTTGCTAAATGTAGTGAACTGTTTATGTGAAATGATATAGATTTGTTTCCATGCACACTaggggcagaaaaaaatgcaaggCTCTTTGACCGAGAAAAGTGGCATAAAAATGCTCATGGTGGCTTTTATTGCACAAGAGTTTAGGGGCATTTGCTTTTATACGTTTgtgggtttatatatatatatatatatatatatatatatatatatatatatatatatatatatatatataattgtatttatttttttccctaaaacatTTCCCTctgctcccctttttttttttttttttttttataatttttattttattttgctcttCAACAAAGCACATGgtacagtacaaaaaaaatagtGTGCACAACATGACAGATCAGAAACCTTCATAAAGCATTTAACAGTAATAAGAATGAAATATGTCAATACACTTTCAGAATTGTGTCATCTTGTTTAATTCTGTTACCGTTAGGAAATCAGATTACATGGAAAACATTAGTTCCAAAGAAGTCCCctagaacagtggtcatcaaccctgtcctgcagggcccactaacaggccaggttttatgtattaccttggggagatgcagtctagaatactgcaatcactaagaagcaaatgatatcagctgtgatgtatttcagttatcttgcaaacctggcctgttagtgggccctgcaggacagggtttatGACCACTGCCCTATAACATACAATGCAAGAACATGTAATGCTAGTGTGTAAACAGGGGTCCTAACCACGTAGGCCTGTGTGGAGTGtggtttatttttcttttctattaaacCTAAATTAGAACATGGGGATCAGGGAGGAATGAGTGAGAAAAGCAATGGTAAAGCAAGGTATTGGTGCAGGGGCTGGTGCTTGCCCAAGAAGCCAAAGGATACCGAGCAGTCAATCGCTACTGCACCTGAGCCCATACAAATCAAGGGGACAGGTACGAAGCGTAATCTCGTGAACACTGAAAGTCGTGCCTGTAATACCACATTTTGCAGAACTTTTCCTAGTTAAATTTCATAGCCACTGTTAGGCGTTCTATTTCATTGATCTTGTTAACCACAGCTATCCATTGACCAACCATCGGGGGTCAGTGTGTTTCCATTTTTGTGGGATGCACACCTTGGTCGCATTAAGCAGGTGGATCGGGAGGGATCTCCTGTACCTACGTCTCAAATGGGGTAATGTTTAGTAAGAATGTTTCTGGGCGAATCTCCAGAGATGTATCAGTAAGCTTATGAATCAGCCGTCTTGCATCTTCCCAGGAGGGTTGTACACTAGAGCATGACCAAAATATATGCAACGTGCCTTGTTCTTTTTGGCACCGCTAACACAGTGGGGTAGAACCTATGGAAGAGTACAGGGGTCCTATACCAGCGAGTCAGAAATTTCTATCCTACTTCATGGTATCTGCTGTACAAGGATGGGCAAAGATGTCTGTATCTGAATCCCGTTCCCATTTCTGAAGGAAGGGGGGGAACAAAGTCCTCATGCAGTTTTAATGTCATATTCTGTGATTTCCAAAGTGTATGACGCATATGGGAAGTTTGCGAACGGCTGGAACTGAGTAATCTTACTATGGTTTACTCTACTCAATCTGATGGTGGTTAAGAAATGGCATATTTGCATGTCTGTCCATGAATTTAAAGGGGAAGAGATCATGGCCTGGATCTCAGAAATTGACTTTTGTGTGCCTCCTGTCAAAAAATGTTGAACTGGTTGGTCAAAAGGAAGTCTTTTGATTCTTATATCCTCCAAGACTGGAATAAAATTCTTGAGCACCAATTATAGAGAGACATTAGATCAGCAGTCTGTGGAATAGATCCTAGGCAGTCTGTTTTGGCCAATACTGCCACTGTAGTACCGATCGTAGAATGCTGTTTCACCTCTAGTGGGAGAGTTTTAGAATGGCATGGAAGCTTCTTTAGAGGAAGTGGTGACAGATCCTGTTCCAGGCCTACCCATCCCTTTTCTGACTTCTGGTTGATCCAATCTAATGTGCGGGGAATGTGTATTGCATAGGAATACTTAAAGGGAAGCCAATTCCCTCTCTCCTTGGTCAGAGCAAGAAGCCTGTATGGAATACGCTTAGTTTTGTGGCCCCATAAAAAGTTCAGAAATTCCTTTTTGTCTTTTAGTTGCGCGAAGGAAAGAGAGGGGAATGGCTACGGGGGAGTCTTTGTTAGAACTATCCTTTTCTGAATGCTATTCCTTTCAAACCAGATAAACGTTTGCTGGTGCCAGCGTTTTAGATCTCTTCTGGTTGATGTTGACCACGGAAgaaatttttctttaaatatctCTGACAAAGATGGTTTAAGGTATATGCCCAAATATTACATTTTCTTCTTGGCCCTAGAAAATGGAAAATTGGCCCGAATGTGGTGAAGAGCTGCAGGGGTCAaacttacttaaagcggtggttcccccttaaaacaaatgtctaacaatacattttggaagactgcttacactgcgggtaggctggctttttttttcgtacatacctcgatatcgccgtttcatccctcgacttccgggtataagtcttgtggcggtgggcattcctagttgattgacgttcctccgaccgacgcatacttgacgtcacgactttccgaaagaagccgaatgtcgctgcacaggcgccgtatagagccaactctatacggcgcctgcgcaatgacgttcggcttctgtcggaaagtcgtgacgcgcagtatgcgccggtcagaggaacgtcaatcaactaggtccagcaagactcatacccggaagccgagggatgaaacggcgatatgcgatatgatcgaggtatgtacgagaaaaaaaaaaaaaagccagcctacccgcagtgtaagcagtcttccaaatgtattgttagaaatttgttttagggggaaccacccctttaatatttAGAACCTCTAATTTATGGAAATTGATTTTATAGTTTGATAGTTCTGCATGGTGTTGTAACTCCTGAAGAAGGTTGGGAGTGGTTATACCTGCCTGCGCTGtgaaatgattttgcacagagttgcccaAATCCTCCTTTTCTCGAGTCCACTgtcggcactcctggcccctctatcctgtcgagtgcccccacagaaatcagcttgctatgggggcacccaagccaagccacagctctgtgtgtccgttCAGAAACAGAGCTGTGGTTCGGCCCTGCCCGCTCTCTCTCATTTGGCTAACTGACTGACAGaagcgtgagccaatggcgccactgctgtgtctcagccaatcaaggggGACTGCCGAGTCTcttctgcaacatcgctggatagagatgggctcaggtaagtattaggggggctgctgcgcacagaaggtttttttctcttgatgcataaaatgtattaagataaaaaaaaaaacttctgcctttccaCTTTAACATCTTAACATTAAAATGGGCCTtctataaggctccattcacacttgtatgactccAAAGTGCGACTTTAACataactttggatgggtgcaacttggatatGACTTGTTCCTGCAATATTTAAGGGTTAACCGTcttctatggccctcaagttgcatgaaagtcgaaccaaagtagtgcatgaactactttgaagggGCTGAGACTTTAAGTTGCacgtatatgaatggttatcattggaaaacctGGGGTGCGACTTTTTCCTAAGTCGCATGACAagacgcacaagtgtgaatggggtgttCTCTCACCATATTATCAGATTTGATGTGACGTATACTGAATAGGGATATGTGTTTTGTTCTTCAGGATACATCTGTGAGTTCAAGTCTCGCACTGGGAGTAAATCAGATGGCTGCGCCATTTGCTTCAAATCGGATAAATTCAACTTGATGTTGGTGAAACCAGTGGAATATTTCAGACAGGACATCACTCTTCTAGACCGTGACAACGTAGGCCTGCTGCTAATGCTACAACCCAAGCTGGAAAAGGAAGCACCAACCATCTGCGTGGCAAACACCCATCTGCTGTACAACCCCCGAAGAGGAGACATAAAGCTCACCCAGCTGGCTATTCTTCTGGCAGAGATTACAGAGGTCGCTCAAATTCAGGAtgggaaattctgccccatcatcctCTGTGGTGACTTCAACTCTGTGCCTGGCTCCCCATTGCATAGGTTTATAAAGGAAGGAAGGCTTAATTATGAGGGGATGACTATTGGGAAGGTAAGTACATGCTTCATATGCTGTAATCAGAGCTCCAGTGAAAACATTCACAGTATTTTATGATTTCCCCTCAATGACCACATGCCAACAGAACAGAAATTCAAGGGAAATTTACAAGTATGTTCATAGACAACAGTAACATGCTAACATAAGTTCTTATCCTTCTGCCATGTTTTTTCCTCCCAAaaagttttttggggggaaaacttTGACAAGAATTTCCTcttggagtgcaaaatctgttgcagctctgcatagaaaccaatcggcttccaggttattgtcaaagcttaattggataagcttaagggtcctttcacacggagtggaTCCGTATTGAtgcgccccgtgtgtgtccgtcggctcagcggggatcatccgtaaatccccgctgagctgtcggcggacaagGCGGTCCCCGcccactgtgcagagaccgccctgtctttcctccgctctcccctatggggaatcggttgaatacggaccgtgtttcttccgtccgcaaaagcggatctttgcggacgttagcggatgcatcatccgccaacgtctgcaatcccatagggatacattacaagtccgtaaacggaccgtctgtccgtatgtgtgaaagggccctaattgaacaagctgaagttgtaagctgattggctaccatgcacagctgcatcagattctgggtgctccagttttagtaaatcaaccccttattgTTTTACATATTTCTCTACCCTACTCTGAAAATTATGTACTAGTTTACCTTGCAATAGTTTCTGTAATCTGTCTCCAGGCCCCATTgactaaaaataaaagaaaagttcCAGCTGCATGGCACTTTCTGTATCAGTGTGTCCATGTCCCCTTTCTTTGCCCTGCATTCAGCATTGTCAATTTTGATGCAGGCTGCCAGTGTGGTGGCTGTCTGTTACTCTGTATCTCCAGTTCCAGTTGTTTTAAAAACTTAACAATGGTCACATTTTTATGTTggttacacatttttgtttttaatattattttttcattttagatagtGAGGAATAGTTACGAACTTTACTGTTGTGGTGTTCCCCTTATtgggagattttcctttacttcttGCCCTGTAGACACAGCAAGAAGTGAGAGACTTCACCAAAGTCGGCAAAATCCTGTCTTGGGCTCAGTTTACACTTGTGTGGGCCATGCGACCCGTGTTTGCTcgtgcacagcagcccattcatttgaatgggcttcaGTGCCAGGtgaactgcagaaaaaaaaaatggctgcaggcgAACCACATGGTCTTTTTGTCCATGCAGTTTTTCCTGCTGTTCCTGCACCTGCGATCGCGCTGTGGGCTGAGATGTGTGGGGGGTGCCTGTGTGTCTTGCAAGAACAGTGCAACTCAACTGCGGGTGCAGGAATcaatgtgattattttttttattattattttttcggaACGCAGGCTAATGTGATTTTTGGCCTTACACAGATGTCCCCATGAgaacatttcccctctattcctgttctggcgaCATCTCAGAATTTTTGAGACAATGGTCAGCTGGACAAATAGgatgaatattctttgcaggggcACAACGATAAGAAAAACCTGAACAAATCTAGAATTAATACTCGTATTCAAGTGCAAAGCATGTTTCTTCTAATGACAGCCTGTTTATAAATCCATCACATTTCAGGGGTTGTAACTTCTTACGCTTAGGAAAATGAAACAAAAGTGTATGTATACTTGGTAATCaatatatacagtcatggcccAAAATATTGCCACCCCTGCATTTGACAGGTCCGTCTCGGCACAGTGAGTGtggatggacctgtcatccgcctgctcagcggcaATCAGCAGAGTGATCCCCGCTAAGCAAGCGGAGTCCATCAAAACGGatctgccctgtgtgaaaggagcctaatgcaccacttcgcccagaaaattgttgcaattgcaaatgtttaggcattctcatgtttCTATGTTTGTATTGGTATGCCACAAAAGtgtggagaaacaaaaagccaaatctgacacattccacgcAAAACTGCAAAAATTGACTAGACAAATTTTTtggcaccttctcaaaatttGAAGACATTATTGCATTCCAAGTTTGTAATGCTCCTGTAATTTGTAATTAAGCTCGCCTGTATCAATTAACAGGTGCTGACAATATAGAAATCACAAACCCAGTTAAAATGGTGAAAAATGTACTCCACCTTTCtgttgtgtttgtctgtgccacacagagcatggagaagagaaagagcagcaaagaattgtctg
The sequence above is drawn from the Rana temporaria chromosome 4, aRanTem1.1, whole genome shotgun sequence genome and encodes:
- the ANGEL2 gene encoding protein angel homolog 2 isoform X3; this translates as MNNKRKRRGTPMFPRHLQSVGSRYFAHAGHSRVSCVNRDFPRCPWWTTSYPQYPTSYTQYTTSYPQYPTSYPQTPTYYPQNLHQPVSTWHPQEYFRPYPFPQKPSLLGPRPPFFPWAPGQQSWIHISHYNMNSTGDEPIRKRKNMEGDNSGRKMWPKRSYPPAKDFSIPSAQDLSGLTASPQPEIIAESTTTRNWEDFSHLYCEPPGDRGKFDFSVLCYNILSQDLLEDNSYLYDHCRRPHLFWNFRLPNILKEMEEMNADILCLQEVQKDHYQEQIKPSLEALGYICEFKSRTGSKSDGCAICFKSDKFNLMLVKPVEYFRQDITLLDRDNVGLLLMLQPKLEKEAPTICVANTHLLYNPRRGDIKLTQLAILLAEITEVAQIQDGKFCPIILCGDFNSVPGSPLHRFIKEGRLNYEGMTIGKVSGQEQYTSGQRILSIPIWPKTLGITQKCVYEAQKKKGGPEEAAVGYTCRQTEASNYRELSNLNHHFSLSSVYSHVSPNSGMPEVTTCHSRSAVTVDYIFYSAHDNDPFAQPGVRVPYGLQLLGRLSLLTEKDLWSVNGLPNETNSSDHLSLLARFRLEV
- the ANGEL2 gene encoding protein angel homolog 2 isoform X2 — encoded protein: MRCCTDFPACCALSWRLCCVCAVQAELGTPMFPRHLQSVGSRYFAHAGHSRVSCVNRDFPRCPWWTTSYPQYPTSYTQYTTSYPQYPTSYPQTPTYYPQNLHQPVSTWHPQEYFRPYPFPQKPSLLGPRPPFFPWAPGQQSWIHISHYNMNSTGDEPIRKRKNMEGDNSGRKMWPKRSYPPAKDFSIPSAQDLSGLTASPQPEIIESTTTRNWEDFSHLYCEPPGDRGKFDFSVLCYNILSQDLLEDNSYLYDHCRRPHLFWNFRLPNILKEMEEMNADILCLQEVQKDHYQEQIKPSLEALGYICEFKSRTGSKSDGCAICFKSDKFNLMLVKPVEYFRQDITLLDRDNVGLLLMLQPKLEKEAPTICVANTHLLYNPRRGDIKLTQLAILLAEITEVAQIQDGKFCPIILCGDFNSVPGSPLHRFIKEGRLNYEGMTIGKVSGQEQYTSGQRILSIPIWPKTLGITQKCVYEAQKKKGGPEEAAVGYTCRQTEASNYRELSNLNHHFSLSSVYSHVSPNSGMPEVTTCHSRSAVTVDYIFYSAHDNDPFAQPGVRVPYGLQLLGRLSLLTEKDLWSVNGLPNETNSSDHLSLLARFRLEV
- the ANGEL2 gene encoding protein angel homolog 2 isoform X4; this encodes MFPRHLQSVGSRYFAHAGHSRVSCVNRDFPRCPWWTTSYPQYPTSYTQYTTSYPQYPTSYPQTPTYYPQNLHQPVSTWHPQEYFRPYPFPQKPSLLGPRPPFFPWAPGQQSWIHISHYNMNSTGDEPIRKRKNMEGDNSGRKMWPKRSYPPAKDFSIPSAQDLSGLTASPQPEIIAESTTTRNWEDFSHLYCEPPGDRGKFDFSVLCYNILSQDLLEDNSYLYDHCRRPHLFWNFRLPNILKEMEEMNADILCLQEVQKDHYQEQIKPSLEALGYICEFKSRTGSKSDGCAICFKSDKFNLMLVKPVEYFRQDITLLDRDNVGLLLMLQPKLEKEAPTICVANTHLLYNPRRGDIKLTQLAILLAEITEVAQIQDGKFCPIILCGDFNSVPGSPLHRFIKEGRLNYEGMTIGKVSGQEQYTSGQRILSIPIWPKTLGITQKCVYEAQKKKGGPEEAAVGYTCRQTEASNYRELSNLNHHFSLSSVYSHVSPNSGMPEVTTCHSRSAVTVDYIFYSAHDNDPFAQPGVRVPYGLQLLGRLSLLTEKDLWSVNGLPNETNSSDHLSLLARFRLEV
- the ANGEL2 gene encoding protein angel homolog 2 isoform X1 — protein: MRCCTDFPACCALSWRLCCVCAVQAELGTPMFPRHLQSVGSRYFAHAGHSRVSCVNRDFPRCPWWTTSYPQYPTSYTQYTTSYPQYPTSYPQTPTYYPQNLHQPVSTWHPQEYFRPYPFPQKPSLLGPRPPFFPWAPGQQSWIHISHYNMNSTGDEPIRKRKNMEGDNSGRKMWPKRSYPPAKDFSIPSAQDLSGLTASPQPEIIAESTTTRNWEDFSHLYCEPPGDRGKFDFSVLCYNILSQDLLEDNSYLYDHCRRPHLFWNFRLPNILKEMEEMNADILCLQEVQKDHYQEQIKPSLEALGYICEFKSRTGSKSDGCAICFKSDKFNLMLVKPVEYFRQDITLLDRDNVGLLLMLQPKLEKEAPTICVANTHLLYNPRRGDIKLTQLAILLAEITEVAQIQDGKFCPIILCGDFNSVPGSPLHRFIKEGRLNYEGMTIGKVSGQEQYTSGQRILSIPIWPKTLGITQKCVYEAQKKKGGPEEAAVGYTCRQTEASNYRELSNLNHHFSLSSVYSHVSPNSGMPEVTTCHSRSAVTVDYIFYSAHDNDPFAQPGVRVPYGLQLLGRLSLLTEKDLWSVNGLPNETNSSDHLSLLARFRLEV